From a single Alkalihalophilus pseudofirmus genomic region:
- a CDS encoding GNAT family N-acetyltransferase — MNVVKVMNDQQLKDAYSIRTKVFVEEQNVPKEEEVDDLEDQSIHFVMYENDRTIGSEDIYSKPIGAGRLRLVDGYAKAERICVAKDARGTGAGRFLMNEMEKEALNLGVSKVKLNAQTHAEPFYSKLGYEITSDEFLDAGIPHVSMVKTL, encoded by the coding sequence ATGAATGTAGTTAAAGTTATGAATGATCAACAGTTAAAAGATGCTTATTCCATTCGAACGAAGGTATTTGTAGAAGAACAAAACGTACCTAAAGAGGAAGAAGTAGATGATTTAGAAGATCAAAGCATTCATTTTGTCATGTATGAAAACGACCGTACAATTGGTTCAGAAGATATCTATTCAAAACCAATCGGTGCAGGACGCTTACGCTTGGTTGATGGGTACGCTAAAGCTGAACGTATATGTGTGGCAAAAGATGCACGCGGCACTGGTGCAGGACGTTTTTTAATGAATGAAATGGAAAAAGAGGCGCTGAATCTTGGTGTTTCAAAGGTAAAGCTGAATGCTCAAACTCATGCAGAACCCTTTTACTCGAAGTTAGGTTATGAAATCACTTCGGATGAATTTCTTGATGCGGGTATCCCGCATGTGTCGATGGTGAAAACATTATAA
- a CDS encoding YjcG family protein yields the protein MKYGIALFPTKKLQDLANSFRMRYDSHYALIPPHITVKEPFEISDDNLPYITSKLRDIAKSSSPVEIDVYKVDTFSPQSNTIFFKIKEHETLSELYAKLHQEPFEENTKYKFIPHVTIGQDLSNDEVADVVGRLKMKKIEHHEVIDRMQLLYQLENGSWTVYETYRLGE from the coding sequence ATGAAATATGGTATTGCATTATTTCCAACTAAGAAATTGCAAGATTTAGCGAATTCATTCCGTATGCGCTATGATTCCCATTATGCTTTAATTCCACCGCATATTACAGTTAAAGAGCCCTTTGAAATTAGCGATGATAATCTTCCCTACATTACATCTAAATTAAGGGACATTGCTAAAAGCTCATCACCTGTAGAAATTGATGTGTATAAAGTAGATACTTTTTCTCCACAATCAAATACGATTTTCTTTAAAATTAAAGAGCACGAAACGCTTTCTGAATTATATGCTAAGCTTCATCAAGAACCTTTTGAAGAAAACACAAAATATAAGTTCATTCCTCATGTGACGATTGGTCAAGACCTATCAAATGACGAAGTGGCAGATGTTGTAGGACGTTTAAAAATGAAAAAAATTGAACACCATGAAGTGATTGATCGCATGCAGCTGCTGTATCAATTAGAAAATGGTTCTTGGACCGTTTATGAAACCTATCGCTTAGGAGAATAA
- a CDS encoding esterase family protein, translating into MARPYEGTLFEETFNSEYLQTEQKILYYTPPNFTPLKSYDVLICQDGNDYFQLGRIPRQVEELIEEAELRDVIIVGVPYPSVDERRKRYHPDGEKAEAYIRFLAHELVPYLDEKFPTHQLAASRTLAGDSLAATISLMAAIEYPSLFGQVMMHSPYVNKTVLDAVSNCTKTESIAIYHVIGTKETEVKTTDGKVLDFLSPNRELNELLTEKKFPYTYFEFEGDHTWTYWQKDLPRALTTLLPYD; encoded by the coding sequence ATGGCAAGACCTTATGAAGGTACTCTTTTTGAAGAAACATTTAACAGTGAGTATCTACAAACAGAGCAAAAAATACTTTATTATACTCCACCAAATTTCACTCCACTAAAATCGTATGATGTGCTTATTTGTCAAGATGGGAATGATTATTTTCAATTGGGGCGTATTCCAAGACAAGTTGAGGAATTAATTGAAGAGGCTGAACTTCGAGATGTCATTATTGTCGGTGTCCCTTATCCAAGCGTTGATGAAAGAAGAAAGCGCTATCACCCTGATGGTGAAAAAGCTGAAGCTTATATTCGATTTTTGGCACATGAATTAGTCCCTTATCTCGATGAAAAATTCCCAACTCATCAACTTGCAGCAAGCAGAACATTAGCTGGTGATTCACTTGCAGCTACGATCTCTTTAATGGCAGCAATCGAATATCCGAGCCTGTTTGGACAAGTAATGATGCATTCTCCATACGTTAATAAAACGGTGCTTGATGCCGTTTCAAATTGTACTAAAACTGAATCAATTGCGATCTATCATGTCATTGGTACAAAAGAAACGGAAGTCAAAACCACCGATGGAAAGGTGCTAGATTTCCTCTCTCCAAATCGTGAATTAAATGAATTATTAACAGAGAAGAAATTTCCGTACACTTACTTTGAATTTGAAGGAGATCACACGTGGACTTACTGGCAAAAAGATTTACCGCGCGCCCTCACTACTCTCCTTCCGTATGATTGA
- a CDS encoding phosphatidylglycerophosphatase A family protein has translation MKTPVHCEVVEQAAREKLKNRGVSIDDIASIVYDLQRPYNAHVTHEQCYESVDAVLCKREIQHAILVGIELDELAEKKQLSEPLQSLIDTDEGLFGVDETIALGSVFGFGSIAVTSFGYLDKQKVGIINELDKRKSEVHTFLDDLVASIAASAAARLAHRLRDIEENRRLEDIKKREDEELIG, from the coding sequence ATGAAGACACCTGTACATTGTGAAGTAGTAGAACAGGCAGCTAGAGAAAAATTAAAAAATAGAGGTGTGTCCATTGATGACATTGCATCGATCGTTTATGATCTGCAACGTCCGTATAATGCGCATGTCACACATGAGCAATGCTATGAGAGTGTGGATGCTGTATTATGTAAGCGTGAAATCCAGCACGCCATCTTAGTTGGAATTGAACTAGATGAATTAGCAGAAAAAAAGCAGCTGTCAGAACCGCTGCAGTCTTTAATTGATACAGATGAAGGGTTATTTGGTGTAGATGAAACGATTGCACTAGGCTCTGTTTTTGGGTTTGGAAGTATAGCTGTAACGTCATTTGGCTATCTTGATAAACAAAAAGTCGGGATTATTAATGAGCTGGACAAACGTAAATCAGAAGTACATACTTTCCTAGATGATCTTGTGGCTAGTATCGCAGCAAGTGCAGCAGCAAGACTTGCACATCGGCTGCGTGACATTGAAGAAAACCGCCGTCTTGAAGATATTAAAAAGCGAGAAGATGAAGAGTTGATCGGTTAA
- the fumC gene encoding class II fumarate hydratase: protein MSKRIERDTLGEMYVEDDKLWGAQTQRSLENFPIGKEKIPNEVITAFLHLKKACAIANKELGAIEEEKAAAIIDSIQRLLEQDARKHFPLVVWQTGSGTQSNMNVNEVVARLANESKEGFIHPNDDVNRSQSSNDTFPTAMHVATVFAVEKTLYKEIDRMIETCKEKEQAFQDVVKIGRTHLQDATPLTVAQEISGFRHMLETSKKMIEESLEHVRILTIGGTAVGTGLNAPKGFGEAVSKQLSTQLGTTFTSSTNYFHGLTSHDALVGLHGNLKGLAANLFKIANDIRLLASGPRSGIGEYQLPINEPGSSIMPGKVNPTQAEALTMVCAQVFGNDATVGFAASQGHFQLNVFKPVIIYNVLQSIELLRDGMASFHDRCLAGLEINEEKMKDHLNNSLMLVTALNPHIGYEKAAKIAKLAFDENLTLREAAEKTGYITPEEFDTFVRPENMVNEK, encoded by the coding sequence ATGAGTAAACGGATAGAAAGAGATACTTTAGGTGAAATGTATGTGGAAGATGATAAACTTTGGGGTGCACAGACGCAGCGAAGCTTAGAGAATTTCCCAATTGGAAAAGAAAAAATTCCAAATGAGGTTATAACAGCATTTCTTCACCTTAAAAAAGCGTGCGCAATTGCAAATAAAGAATTGGGAGCAATAGAAGAAGAAAAAGCAGCAGCCATTATTGATTCCATTCAGCGGCTTCTAGAACAAGATGCAAGAAAGCACTTCCCTCTGGTTGTATGGCAGACAGGAAGCGGTACTCAATCAAATATGAATGTTAATGAAGTAGTCGCTAGATTAGCTAACGAATCAAAAGAAGGATTCATTCATCCTAATGATGACGTGAACCGTTCACAAAGTTCAAATGATACCTTTCCAACAGCCATGCATGTGGCTACAGTCTTTGCTGTTGAAAAAACTCTTTATAAAGAAATTGATCGAATGATTGAGACATGTAAAGAGAAAGAACAAGCATTTCAAGATGTGGTGAAGATCGGCCGTACTCACTTGCAAGATGCTACTCCTTTAACAGTAGCACAAGAAATCAGCGGCTTTAGACATATGCTTGAGACAAGTAAAAAAATGATTGAAGAAAGCCTTGAACATGTGAGAATTCTAACAATCGGCGGAACTGCTGTCGGGACAGGTCTTAATGCTCCTAAGGGTTTTGGCGAAGCCGTGAGTAAGCAGCTATCTACTCAATTAGGTACAACATTCACCTCTTCTACGAATTATTTTCATGGGCTTACCAGTCATGATGCTTTAGTAGGCCTGCATGGAAACTTAAAAGGACTTGCAGCAAATTTATTTAAAATCGCAAATGATATTCGTCTCTTAGCCTCTGGTCCGAGATCAGGAATTGGCGAATATCAACTTCCTATTAATGAACCTGGTAGTTCCATTATGCCTGGAAAGGTAAACCCTACTCAAGCAGAGGCACTGACGATGGTATGCGCTCAGGTGTTTGGAAATGATGCAACCGTCGGCTTTGCTGCTAGTCAGGGACACTTTCAATTAAATGTATTTAAGCCTGTCATCATATACAATGTGCTTCAATCAATCGAATTACTTCGTGATGGCATGGCCAGCTTCCATGACCGCTGTCTAGCGGGCTTAGAAATTAACGAGGAGAAAATGAAAGATCACTTAAATAATTCGTTAATGCTTGTGACTGCTCTTAATCCGCACATTGGTTATGAAAAAGCAGCAAAGATTGCAAAACTCGCCTTTGACGAAAATTTAACATTACGTGAAGCAGCGGAGAAGACCGGCTATATAACACCCGAAGAATTTGATACATTCGTTCGCCCTGAAAATATGGTTAATGAGAAGTAA
- a CDS encoding NupC/NupG family nucleoside CNT transporter, producing MNFLWGIVGIITVFAVAYLLSANRKAIRPRTILGGLAIQIGFALLVLKTTIGQQALQKLTEGVQWIISAANEGIDFVFGGFFDGTGVEFVFAINVLSVVIFFSALISVLYYLGVMQLIIKFIGGGLAKLLGTSKTESMSAAANIFVGQTEAPLIVKPYLNKMSQSELFAVMTGGLASVAGSVLIGYALLGVPLEYLLAASFMAAPAGLIMAKMIVPETERTTNDVDDFKLAKDEDTVNIIDAAAKGASTGLTLALNIAAMLIAFVALIALINGLLSFLGGFAGLENLTLELILGYVFAPLAFLIGVPWDEAVMAGSFIGQKLVVNEFVAYLSFAPEIENLSEKAVIVISFALCGFANLSSLGILLGGLGKLAPERRGDIARLGLRAVAAGMLASLLSAAIAGMLI from the coding sequence ATGAATTTTTTATGGGGAATTGTTGGGATCATTACGGTTTTTGCTGTTGCATATCTGCTCTCAGCTAACCGAAAAGCTATTCGCCCTAGAACAATTCTAGGAGGATTAGCTATCCAAATTGGTTTTGCTTTATTGGTCTTAAAGACAACAATTGGGCAGCAAGCCTTACAAAAGCTAACAGAAGGGGTTCAATGGATCATCAGTGCTGCAAATGAAGGAATTGATTTTGTATTTGGTGGTTTCTTTGATGGGACTGGAGTAGAATTTGTATTTGCTATTAACGTATTATCTGTTGTTATCTTCTTCTCAGCTCTCATTTCTGTTTTATACTACCTTGGTGTTATGCAGTTAATCATCAAATTTATTGGTGGAGGACTTGCAAAATTACTTGGTACATCGAAGACTGAGTCAATGTCTGCAGCTGCAAACATTTTCGTAGGACAAACAGAAGCACCTTTAATTGTAAAACCTTACTTAAACAAAATGTCACAATCAGAACTTTTTGCTGTTATGACAGGGGGACTTGCCTCTGTAGCGGGTTCAGTATTGATTGGTTATGCGCTGCTTGGAGTTCCGCTTGAATACCTGCTTGCAGCTAGTTTCATGGCAGCTCCAGCTGGTCTGATTATGGCAAAAATGATTGTACCTGAAACAGAGCGTACAACAAATGATGTGGATGACTTTAAGCTTGCTAAAGATGAGGATACAGTAAACATTATTGATGCAGCTGCTAAAGGGGCTAGTACTGGTTTAACTCTTGCGCTGAATATTGCAGCGATGTTAATTGCCTTTGTTGCGTTAATTGCTTTAATTAATGGGCTCCTTTCATTCCTAGGTGGTTTTGCAGGACTTGAGAATTTAACGCTTGAACTGATCTTAGGATATGTATTTGCACCCCTTGCTTTCCTTATTGGTGTACCTTGGGATGAGGCAGTAATGGCAGGAAGCTTCATCGGTCAAAAGCTAGTAGTTAACGAATTCGTAGCTTATTTATCTTTTGCACCGGAAATTGAAAATTTAAGTGAAAAAGCAGTTATTGTTATTAGTTTCGCACTTTGTGGTTTTGCTAACCTTTCTTCACTTGGTATTTTACTTGGTGGTCTTGGGAAGCTTGCTCCTGAACGCCGCGGAGACATTGCACGCTTAGGTCTTCGTGCAGTAGCTGCTGGTATGCTTGCATCATTATTAAGTGCAGCAATCGCGGGTATGTTAATTTAA
- a CDS encoding GntR family transcriptional regulator, whose protein sequence is MLITINPKSQKPLYEQIVQQIKELVAKGILEEEEQLPSVRDLAAQIVMNPNTVSKAYKELERQGVIVTIRGKGTFVAEQSLREVDPKERQKIQEQLRQLVIEANYANVGRTEMIEWIEKEFEALGGSRDAD, encoded by the coding sequence ATGCTTATAACGATTAATCCTAAAAGTCAAAAGCCGCTCTATGAGCAAATCGTTCAACAAATTAAAGAGCTGGTAGCAAAAGGAATTTTAGAAGAGGAGGAGCAGCTGCCGTCTGTTCGAGATTTAGCTGCGCAAATAGTGATGAATCCAAACACTGTAAGTAAGGCATACAAAGAACTAGAGCGACAGGGTGTGATTGTCACCATAAGAGGCAAGGGAACCTTTGTAGCCGAGCAGTCGTTGAGAGAAGTTGATCCAAAAGAACGTCAGAAGATCCAAGAACAACTTCGTCAGCTTGTTATTGAAGCTAATTATGCAAACGTAGGAAGGACAGAAATGATCGAATGGATTGAAAAAGAATTTGAAGCATTGGGAGGATCACGTGATGCAGATTAA
- a CDS encoding ABC transporter ATP-binding protein yields MQIKQVGKNIKQRSILNEITFDIEPGKVTGLIGRNGAGKTTLLQLMVGILKPEAGDILVGEKSIYTHPEVKQDIVFVPDSPEALKSYSIKEICLLYKEIYPKFDEELFNSLLDRFTLPKSGKVGSFSKGMKALFALILAFSTKATYILLDEPTDGLDVIVKKRILQFIVEAVADFEVAVVISSHRLDELEYLADSIIMLKEGKVSRTYSLDSIKESYKKVQTVFPHGMPESISKLGTVINETGKVYILVFEDTENNGIEKIKEAHPLYMEELPMTLEDLFVAKLGGEQFVG; encoded by the coding sequence ATGCAGATTAAACAAGTGGGGAAAAACATTAAGCAACGATCGATATTAAATGAAATTACATTTGATATTGAACCAGGAAAAGTGACTGGTTTAATTGGGCGGAACGGTGCGGGGAAAACAACTCTGCTGCAGTTAATGGTAGGTATTCTTAAGCCTGAAGCCGGTGATATTTTAGTTGGAGAAAAAAGCATTTATACTCATCCTGAAGTAAAGCAGGATATCGTCTTTGTACCAGATTCCCCGGAGGCGCTCAAGTCATATTCAATCAAAGAAATATGTCTGCTCTATAAAGAAATCTATCCGAAGTTTGATGAAGAACTATTTAATTCCTTATTAGACCGCTTTACTCTCCCAAAGAGCGGAAAGGTGGGGTCCTTCTCTAAAGGTATGAAAGCTTTGTTTGCACTTATTTTAGCTTTTTCGACGAAAGCGACCTATATTTTACTAGATGAACCAACAGATGGACTTGATGTCATTGTAAAAAAACGAATTCTGCAATTTATAGTAGAGGCTGTAGCAGATTTTGAGGTTGCGGTTGTCATTTCTTCTCATCGTCTAGATGAATTGGAGTACTTAGCAGACAGCATTATTATGTTAAAGGAAGGCAAAGTGTCACGTACTTATTCGCTTGATTCAATTAAAGAATCATACAAAAAGGTTCAAACTGTTTTTCCTCATGGTATGCCTGAATCAATCTCAAAGCTTGGCACAGTTATTAATGAAACAGGAAAAGTGTATATTCTTGTCTTTGAAGACACGGAGAATAATGGAATTGAAAAAATAAAAGAAGCTCACCCACTATATATGGAAGAGCTGCCGATGACATTAGAAGATTTATTTGTCGCTAAACTTGGAGGTGAGCAGTTTGTCGGTTAA
- a CDS encoding ABC transporter permease subunit: protein MSVKGLLRKEWKQSRAILFLITLLFLFHFPIRAMVSIENWREEVRSAPAEAMNYLEWSVHSALGMSVFSLVIIVLLVTLAVQLIGSERSTRRQDFAFALPYRRRTMFLVKWLMGVVPVLVLYPITFLSAYFMIVSSEFGFHLDGVNFLEAFMLPLLGFIATYSFTLFIGTITGEMISQIALTFIFTIFPVGILVLVGYFFEVNFNNGYFFGRISEEASRFIWPIYTVYNPTSAMGDGEFMNLWIPLAATLLFVGAGQWLYEQNHSEFNGEFLIFKQLEPIFRAGIIVCFALLGGMVGSGLVPWSLKNGSILELVFYWVGAAIFTYLSILLTKRLFSMNITIKGK, encoded by the coding sequence TTGTCGGTTAAAGGATTACTGCGAAAAGAATGGAAACAGTCAAGAGCCATTTTATTTCTCATCACACTATTATTTCTTTTCCATTTTCCGATCAGAGCAATGGTGAGCATAGAAAACTGGAGGGAAGAAGTTCGTTCAGCCCCTGCAGAAGCAATGAATTATTTAGAATGGTCGGTGCACAGTGCACTTGGAATGAGTGTATTTTCACTCGTAATTATTGTCCTTCTCGTAACTCTTGCCGTACAGTTGATCGGTTCAGAAAGAAGCACAAGACGTCAGGACTTTGCTTTTGCCTTGCCTTACAGGAGGCGTACGATGTTTTTAGTGAAATGGTTGATGGGTGTAGTACCCGTTCTCGTTCTCTATCCAATTACCTTTCTTTCAGCTTACTTTATGATCGTATCATCAGAATTTGGATTCCATTTAGATGGGGTAAACTTTCTTGAGGCGTTCATGCTCCCATTATTAGGTTTTATTGCAACCTACAGCTTTACGCTGTTTATTGGAACCATTACAGGCGAGATGATTTCACAAATTGCCTTAACCTTTATTTTCACTATTTTCCCTGTAGGTATTTTGGTATTAGTAGGGTACTTTTTTGAAGTAAACTTTAATAATGGTTACTTTTTTGGCAGGATTTCAGAAGAGGCTTCCCGCTTTATCTGGCCGATCTATACGGTTTATAACCCGACATCTGCGATGGGGGATGGGGAATTTATGAATCTATGGATTCCGCTTGCAGCTACACTCCTGTTTGTTGGCGCAGGTCAATGGCTATATGAGCAAAATCATAGTGAATTTAATGGGGAGTTTCTTATCTTTAAGCAACTCGAACCTATTTTCCGAGCAGGGATCATTGTTTGTTTTGCTTTACTTGGCGGAATGGTCGGTTCGGGTCTTGTACCATGGAGCTTAAAAAATGGAAGTATCTTAGAGCTTGTTTTTTACTGGGTTGGTGCTGCTATCTTTACGTACTTGAGCATTTTATTAACGAAGCGCCTATTTTCCATGAATATTACGATTAAAGGAAAGTAA
- the msrB gene encoding peptide-methionine (R)-S-oxide reductase MsrB yields MSRNKEELKERLTPMQYEVTQNNGTEPPFRNEYYNVDDDGIYVDIVSGKPLFSSLDKYDAGCGWPSFTKPIVDEEIIEKEDRSHFMIRTEVRSKDADSHLGHVFNDGPGPNGLRYCINSAALRFVPKEDLEKEGYGAYLKLFQA; encoded by the coding sequence ATGAGTCGTAACAAAGAAGAATTAAAAGAGAGATTAACGCCAATGCAGTATGAAGTGACTCAAAATAACGGGACAGAGCCTCCGTTTCGCAACGAGTATTATAATGTAGATGATGATGGAATCTATGTGGATATAGTGTCTGGTAAACCATTATTCAGCTCTTTAGATAAATATGATGCGGGCTGCGGCTGGCCTAGTTTTACTAAACCGATCGTAGATGAAGAAATCATTGAAAAAGAAGACCGTTCGCATTTTATGATTCGTACAGAAGTCAGAAGCAAAGACGCCGACTCTCATTTAGGCCATGTGTTTAATGACGGCCCTGGTCCAAATGGTCTGCGTTATTGCATCAACTCAGCTGCCCTTCGCTTTGTTCCAAAAGAAGATCTTGAAAAAGAAGGCTACGGTGCGTATTTAAAATTATTTCAGGCGTAA
- the msrA gene encoding peptide-methionine (S)-S-oxide reductase MsrA — translation MAEAFRKATFAGGCFWCMVKPFDSYEGIESVVSGYTGGHTENPTYKEVCSETTGHYEAVQITYNPEIFSYKQLVEIFWQQIDPTDAGGQFHDRGDSYRPAVFYHDHEQKEIAEKSKTELQASSRFTKPIAVEILPAQTFYPAEDYHQDYYKKNPFHYMMYHKGSGRAAFIKNNWGAKKDES, via the coding sequence ATGGCAGAAGCTTTTAGAAAAGCAACATTTGCAGGAGGCTGCTTTTGGTGTATGGTAAAGCCTTTTGACTCCTATGAGGGGATTGAATCTGTCGTCTCAGGGTATACAGGCGGGCATACAGAAAATCCAACGTATAAAGAAGTCTGCTCTGAGACGACTGGTCATTATGAAGCGGTTCAAATCACATACAATCCTGAGATCTTCTCTTATAAACAGTTAGTGGAGATTTTTTGGCAGCAAATCGACCCAACTGATGCAGGCGGACAATTTCATGACCGCGGAGACTCATACAGGCCGGCTGTTTTTTATCATGACCACGAGCAAAAAGAAATCGCAGAAAAATCAAAAACTGAACTGCAAGCGAGCAGCAGGTTTACTAAACCCATTGCAGTAGAAATTCTTCCTGCACAAACCTTTTACCCTGCAGAAGATTACCATCAGGACTATTATAAGAAAAATCCATTTCATTACATGATGTATCATAAAGGCTCAGGACGAGCAGCATTTATTAAAAACAACTGGGGGGCTAAAAAAGATGAGTCGTAA
- a CDS encoding NCS2 family permease → MKGVFERFDLDGHDTTIKREVTAGLVSFLTIVYIVAVNGVILADAGIPLEAAIVATIVTSLVGCILMGFWSNAPIILVPGMGVNALFTYTFVHALGLTWQEALAAVFVSGLIFIAIAFTKLAPILSAAIPQSLKDAITVGIGLFLTFIGLQKGGLIQANEETFIQVAHLGDPLPFATILTLLIAVVLFIRNVPGNFLITMVAGTILAVFIGVKPSQGTSEGFSLASYGSLFGELSFGGIATLAFWIAVFSMTMVLVFENLGLIHGHLQMTGHPEKGNKALRANAFSALSSGIFGTSPTVATVETAAGISAGGRTGLTAIVTGLLFGVTLFMIPLITAVPDSAIAPILLVVGGLMVQNIKSIPFHDFSEGFPAFLVLALIPLTYSIAEGMAFGFIAYPILKMAIGKAKEVPVPLYFIASLFLVHMILHSVGG, encoded by the coding sequence ATGAAAGGGGTATTTGAACGGTTTGATTTAGATGGTCACGATACGACCATCAAGCGAGAGGTGACAGCAGGACTTGTTTCCTTTTTGACGATTGTTTATATCGTTGCTGTCAACGGCGTCATTTTGGCTGACGCAGGAATTCCATTAGAGGCTGCCATTGTGGCTACCATTGTCACATCACTAGTAGGCTGTATTTTAATGGGCTTTTGGAGCAATGCACCGATCATCTTGGTGCCAGGTATGGGCGTTAATGCCTTGTTTACCTATACGTTTGTCCATGCATTGGGACTGACTTGGCAAGAAGCACTTGCAGCTGTATTTGTGTCAGGATTGATTTTTATTGCGATAGCTTTTACAAAGCTTGCACCTATTTTAAGTGCTGCAATTCCTCAATCATTAAAAGATGCGATTACAGTCGGTATAGGATTATTTTTAACCTTTATCGGACTGCAGAAAGGCGGATTGATCCAAGCAAATGAAGAGACCTTTATCCAGGTAGCACACTTAGGCGACCCGCTGCCGTTTGCAACGATTCTCACATTGCTCATAGCAGTCGTCTTATTCATTCGCAATGTGCCTGGGAATTTCTTGATTACGATGGTGGCAGGAACGATTCTTGCTGTCTTTATCGGCGTAAAGCCGAGCCAAGGTACATCAGAAGGTTTCTCTCTAGCTAGTTATGGATCGTTATTCGGAGAATTATCCTTTGGCGGTATTGCTACTCTTGCCTTTTGGATAGCTGTATTTTCAATGACTATGGTATTAGTATTTGAAAATCTCGGGCTGATTCATGGTCACTTGCAAATGACAGGGCATCCTGAGAAAGGTAATAAAGCATTAAGAGCGAACGCATTTTCTGCATTATCCTCTGGTATCTTTGGTACAAGTCCAACAGTTGCTACAGTCGAGACTGCAGCGGGGATTTCAGCAGGAGGGAGAACTGGCTTGACCGCTATTGTGACAGGATTGTTATTTGGGGTTACGTTATTTATGATTCCTCTTATAACGGCGGTGCCTGATAGTGCAATTGCCCCTATCTTACTTGTCGTTGGCGGATTGATGGTACAAAACATTAAGTCAATTCCGTTTCATGATTTCTCAGAAGGGTTTCCGGCCTTTTTAGTGCTGGCGCTGATTCCTTTAACATATAGCATTGCTGAAGGCATGGCATTTGGATTTATTGCTTATCCAATTTTAAAAATGGCGATCGGAAAAGCAAAAGAAGTCCCTGTACCGTTGTACTTCATTGCGAGTTTGTTTTTAGTTCACATGATCCTTCATTCAGTAGGGGGATAA
- a CDS encoding DNA-3-methyladenine glycosylase I, whose product MNRCKWAKDDPLMIDYHDHEWGRIIRENELLFEALSLEVFQAGLSWRTVLHKRERFRIQFHSFNIEKVASMTPVDVDRLLNDATIIRHRRKIEATIVNAEILCNLLEEENSFYEWIQKLPKEKEAACKALSKLFKHVGPTTAESFFMAIGYFKPVHDTDCFLHQKGSMV is encoded by the coding sequence ATGAATAGGTGTAAATGGGCAAAGGATGATCCGTTGATGATCGATTATCATGACCATGAATGGGGACGTATAATAAGAGAGAACGAATTATTGTTTGAAGCTCTGAGCCTTGAAGTCTTTCAAGCAGGCCTCAGCTGGAGAACGGTATTACATAAGCGTGAGCGGTTCCGAATCCAATTTCATAGCTTTAACATCGAAAAGGTTGCTTCTATGACTCCCGTTGATGTGGACAGGCTGCTTAATGATGCAACGATCATTAGGCACAGAAGGAAGATAGAAGCGACAATTGTAAATGCAGAGATTCTATGTAACCTTTTAGAAGAAGAAAATAGTTTCTATGAGTGGATTCAGAAGCTGCCGAAAGAAAAGGAAGCAGCTTGTAAGGCATTAAGCAAGCTATTCAAGCATGTGGGTCCCACGACAGCAGAAAGTTTTTTTATGGCAATAGGGTATTTTAAGCCCGTTCATGACACAGACTGTTTTCTGCATCAAAAAGGGAGCATGGTTTAA